One window of the Nocardia huaxiensis genome contains the following:
- a CDS encoding sensor histidine kinase: protein MSTLSDLLAEHTDLPGAAVDHLQRVVGDWQLLADLSFADLLLWVGTGPVNDGADIVCVSQCRPTTAPTVHPEDRVSTLATKDAYPEIFEALLTGEIVRVDADTETTGVYHPHPVHAMREAIPVRVGDDVIAILGRDTDMQRRKMRSSLEIAYMSCADDLCQMVADGTWPALEDRTGSHSSPRAGDGFIRLDTEGIVVYASPNALSAYHRMGLQNDLVGQDLALTTRSLITDPFDAQEVVGDIQAALAGKAGRRMEVEARGATVLLRTLVLRPHGELGGAAVLVRDVTEVKRRDRALLSKDATIREIHHRVKNNLQTVAALLRLQARRTENEEARLALTESVRRVTSIASVHEMLSMSVDEEVDLDEVVDRLLPIMADVATVHTARIKVRRAGSLGVFSAERATPLVMVLTELVQNAIEHAFDPGENGVVTIRSERSARWLDVIISDDGRGLPEGFSLEASDRLGLQIVRTLVTAELGGSIGLHPGADVGTDAVLRVPLGRRSAR from the coding sequence ATGTCGACACTGAGTGATCTACTGGCCGAGCACACCGATCTACCGGGTGCGGCCGTCGATCATCTGCAGCGGGTGGTCGGGGACTGGCAGCTGCTGGCCGACCTGTCCTTCGCGGACCTGCTGCTGTGGGTCGGCACCGGTCCGGTCAACGACGGCGCGGACATAGTGTGCGTCTCCCAGTGCCGCCCCACCACCGCGCCGACCGTGCATCCGGAGGACCGGGTCAGCACGCTGGCCACCAAGGACGCCTACCCGGAGATCTTCGAGGCGCTGCTCACCGGTGAGATCGTGCGCGTGGACGCCGACACCGAGACCACCGGCGTCTACCACCCGCATCCGGTGCACGCCATGCGCGAGGCCATCCCGGTGCGGGTCGGCGACGATGTGATCGCCATTCTCGGTCGTGACACCGACATGCAGCGCCGCAAGATGCGCTCGAGTCTCGAGATCGCGTACATGTCCTGCGCGGACGACCTGTGCCAGATGGTCGCCGACGGCACCTGGCCCGCGCTGGAGGACCGCACCGGTTCGCATTCCAGCCCGCGCGCCGGCGACGGTTTCATCCGCCTCGACACCGAGGGCATCGTGGTCTACGCCAGCCCCAACGCACTGTCGGCCTATCACCGCATGGGGTTGCAGAACGATCTGGTCGGCCAGGATCTGGCGCTGACCACGCGGTCGCTGATCACCGACCCGTTCGACGCGCAGGAGGTGGTCGGCGACATCCAGGCCGCCCTGGCCGGAAAGGCCGGGCGCAGAATGGAAGTCGAGGCCCGCGGCGCGACCGTGCTGCTGCGCACGCTGGTGCTGCGCCCGCACGGGGAACTCGGCGGGGCCGCCGTGCTGGTCCGCGATGTCACCGAGGTGAAGCGTCGCGACCGCGCGCTGCTGTCCAAGGACGCGACCATTCGTGAGATCCATCATCGCGTGAAGAACAACCTGCAGACGGTCGCGGCGCTGCTGCGACTGCAGGCGCGCCGCACCGAGAACGAGGAAGCCCGCCTGGCGCTGACCGAATCGGTGCGCCGCGTGACTTCCATTGCCTCCGTGCACGAAATGTTGTCCATGTCGGTTGACGAGGAAGTCGATCTGGACGAGGTGGTCGACCGCCTGCTGCCGATAATGGCCGACGTGGCGACGGTGCACACCGCGCGCATCAAGGTCCGTCGCGCGGGTTCGCTGGGGGTTTTCTCGGCGGAGCGCGCGACACCCCTGGTCATGGTGCTCACCGAGTTGGTGCAGAACGCCATCGAGCACGCCTTCGATCCCGGCGAAAACGGCGTTGTCACAATCCGTTCCGAGCGTTCGGCCCGCTGGCTCGACGTCATCATCAGCGACGACGGCCGCGGCCTGCCCGAGGGTTTCAGCCTGGAAGCCTCCGACCGGTTGGGCCTGCAAATCGTGCGCACCCTGGTTACCGCGGAATTGGGCGGCTCGATCGGCCTGCACCCGGGCGCGGATGTCGGCACCGACGCGGTTCTCCGAGTTCCGCTCGGCCGCCGCTCCGCCCGCTGA
- a CDS encoding WhiB family transcriptional regulator — protein sequence MDWRHKAICRDEDPELFFPVGNSGPALAQIADAKLVCARCPVTADCLSWALKSGQDAGVWGGMSEDERRALKRRNARTRTRTVV from the coding sequence ATGGACTGGCGCCACAAGGCCATCTGTCGCGACGAGGACCCCGAGCTGTTCTTCCCGGTGGGTAACAGTGGTCCTGCGCTCGCGCAGATTGCCGATGCCAAGCTGGTCTGCGCTCGCTGCCCCGTAACCGCCGATTGCCTGTCCTGGGCCCTCAAGTCGGGCCAGGATGCCGGCGTTTGGGGTGGAATGAGCGAGGACGAGCGTCGCGCACTCAAGCGTCGCAACGCGCGTACCCGTACCCGCACCGTCGTCTAA
- a CDS encoding diacylglycerol/lipid kinase family protein codes for MRTLLIVNPNATSTTPATRDLLAHALESRTQLTVAHTEHRGHAAELARWAADTRMDLIVVHGGDGTVNETINGFLPRPDQPKREWLPRLGVIPGGSANVFARSLGIAPDPVDATNQLIDLLALDGEPNTRLGDRRIGLGLADDRWFCFSAGVGLDADVCEAIDAKRANGKAATPARYLRTTVKQFFRNARRDPQVRLEIPGHEPVTEVHYAFVTNASPWTYLDNTPVITNPGTAFETGLGVFAMRTMGIFATLDIARQLLTPKGNPKGHNLFREDDVPSVKITSEQPIGLQIDGDFIGRRNMVNFTAVPDILDVVAPKP; via the coding sequence GTGCGGACGCTGCTGATCGTGAACCCCAATGCCACTTCGACCACTCCGGCCACTCGCGATCTGCTCGCACATGCGCTGGAGAGCCGCACGCAGCTGACCGTCGCGCACACCGAACACCGGGGGCATGCGGCCGAACTGGCGCGCTGGGCCGCGGACACGCGCATGGATCTGATCGTGGTGCACGGCGGCGACGGCACGGTGAACGAGACCATCAACGGGTTTCTGCCGCGGCCGGATCAGCCGAAGCGGGAATGGCTGCCGCGGCTGGGTGTCATTCCGGGCGGTTCGGCGAATGTGTTCGCGCGGTCGCTGGGTATCGCGCCGGATCCGGTGGATGCCACCAATCAGCTGATCGATCTGCTCGCGCTCGACGGGGAACCGAATACTCGGCTCGGGGATCGGCGCATCGGGCTCGGCCTCGCCGACGATCGCTGGTTCTGCTTCAGCGCGGGCGTCGGGCTCGACGCCGATGTGTGCGAGGCCATCGACGCCAAGCGCGCGAATGGCAAAGCCGCTACTCCCGCACGGTATCTGCGCACCACGGTGAAACAGTTCTTCCGGAACGCTCGTCGTGATCCGCAGGTGCGCTTGGAGATTCCAGGTCACGAACCGGTCACGGAAGTGCATTACGCATTCGTGACCAATGCCAGTCCATGGACCTACCTCGACAACACGCCGGTGATCACCAACCCGGGTACCGCTTTCGAAACCGGTCTCGGGGTGTTTGCCATGCGGACCATGGGGATCTTCGCCACCCTCGACATCGCCCGGCAGTTGCTGACCCCCAAGGGAAATCCCAAGGGCCACAATTTGTTTCGTGAAGACGACGTGCCTTCGGTCAAGATCACGAGTGAGCAGCCGATCGGGTTGCAAATCGACGGCGACTTCATCGGACGACGCAACATGGTGAATTTCACAGCGGTTCCGGATATCCTCGATGTGGTCGCGCCGAAGCCGTAG
- a CDS encoding GNAT family N-acetyltransferase, whose product MIRRATPADVPALVDLVYDLAEYEKLREECHLTAEQLHTALFGPKPALYAHVAEGPGAEGVVGMAIWFLNYSTWEGVHGIFLEDLYVKPEARGRGLGKSLLAALAKEAVDQGYARLDWSVLKWNTPSIDFYESIGAKAEDEWVGYRLTGAALPRLAAHAED is encoded by the coding sequence ATGATCCGCCGCGCCACCCCCGCCGACGTCCCGGCTCTGGTCGATCTCGTCTACGACCTGGCCGAGTACGAGAAGCTGCGGGAGGAGTGCCACCTCACCGCCGAGCAGCTGCACACCGCGCTGTTCGGCCCCAAGCCCGCCCTCTACGCCCACGTCGCGGAGGGCCCCGGCGCCGAAGGCGTTGTGGGCATGGCGATCTGGTTCCTGAACTACTCCACCTGGGAGGGCGTGCACGGCATCTTCCTGGAGGACCTGTACGTGAAGCCGGAGGCCCGCGGCCGTGGTCTGGGCAAGTCGCTGCTGGCGGCGCTGGCCAAGGAGGCCGTCGATCAGGGCTACGCGCGGCTCGACTGGTCGGTCCTGAAGTGGAACACCCCGTCCATCGACTTCTACGAGTCGATCGGTGCGAAGGCCGAGGACGAGTGGGTCGGCTACCGCCTCACCGGCGCGGCGCTCCCCCGCCTGGCCGCCCACGCGGAGGACTGA
- a CDS encoding acid phosphatase: protein MSAPEFRLVLLRHGETEWSQARRHTGRTDLPLTPGGETQAREAGKILAGLGLRDPLVVSSPRQRATHTAELAGLSVDRVDEDLAEWDYGDYEGLTTVQIREHDPGWTIWTGVTPGGETAAQVTARADRALAKVEPALRDRDVVLIGHGHFSRALIARWLEFEVREGRRFFMSTAGVSVLGHDHDARTLRAHNLIAHLDDL from the coding sequence ATGAGCGCTCCCGAATTCCGGTTGGTACTGCTCCGGCACGGTGAGACCGAGTGGTCGCAGGCGCGCCGGCACACCGGCCGCACCGACCTCCCGCTCACGCCCGGCGGCGAGACCCAGGCCCGCGAGGCGGGCAAGATCCTCGCCGGTCTCGGCCTGCGCGACCCCCTCGTGGTGAGCAGCCCCCGGCAGCGCGCCACCCACACCGCCGAACTCGCGGGCCTGAGCGTCGACCGCGTCGACGAGGACCTGGCCGAATGGGACTACGGCGACTACGAGGGCCTGACCACCGTGCAGATCCGCGAGCACGATCCCGGCTGGACCATCTGGACCGGCGTCACCCCCGGCGGTGAGACCGCCGCGCAGGTCACCGCCCGTGCCGACCGCGCGCTCGCGAAAGTCGAACCGGCACTGCGGGATCGGGACGTGGTCCTGATCGGCCACGGCCACTTCTCGCGCGCCCTGATCGCCCGCTGGCTGGAGTTCGAGGTGCGCGAGGGCCGCCGCTTCTTCATGTCCACGGCCGGGGTCAGCGTGCTCGGCCACGATCATGATGCGCGTACGCTGCGGGCGCACAATCTGATTGCTCACCTGGACGACCTGTGA
- a CDS encoding alpha/beta fold hydrolase yields MSLAETVTTAARNAWALTFGDGIGAPEPTPSTVLSDAPHQELRRYDGASADDPAVLLVPPLAAPAFCFDLSPEQSMARFLLDSGRAPYLVDYGDITFDDRAMGFETWIDDILPEAIRRTSADRGGRAVDLVGWSIGGVLALLTAAADPTLPIRSVTAVGAPLSYDHMVGVKELRTLMKIDGGRTATAAIRAMGGVSAKITRFAYRATAWDRELKRPFFIATNIADTDTLARMQVTDRFQNSLPGYPGRFYNQLWGRFMLNNDIGKGVVHLGDRRIALADVNVPVLLVGGPNDAITAAAAVKHGLKTLTGSPDVRYETAPGSHLGILLAADTTWTYLDKFLSDQA; encoded by the coding sequence GTGAGCTTGGCAGAGACCGTGACGACCGCGGCCCGCAACGCGTGGGCCCTGACCTTCGGCGATGGCATCGGGGCCCCCGAACCGACGCCCTCGACCGTGCTGTCGGACGCGCCGCATCAGGAATTGCGCCGCTACGACGGCGCATCCGCCGACGATCCGGCCGTGCTGCTGGTGCCGCCGCTGGCCGCCCCGGCCTTCTGCTTCGACCTGAGCCCCGAGCAGAGCATGGCCCGCTTCCTGCTCGACTCCGGTCGCGCGCCCTACCTGGTCGACTACGGCGACATCACCTTCGACGACCGCGCCATGGGTTTCGAAACCTGGATCGACGACATCCTGCCCGAGGCCATCCGCCGGACCTCCGCCGATCGCGGCGGCCGCGCGGTGGATCTGGTGGGCTGGTCCATCGGCGGCGTGCTGGCGCTGCTGACCGCGGCAGCCGATCCGACGCTGCCGATCCGCTCGGTCACCGCGGTCGGCGCGCCGCTCAGCTACGACCACATGGTCGGCGTGAAAGAGCTGCGCACGCTGATGAAGATCGACGGCGGCCGCACCGCCACCGCCGCCATCCGCGCCATGGGCGGCGTGTCGGCGAAGATCACCCGATTCGCCTACCGCGCCACCGCGTGGGATCGGGAACTCAAGCGGCCCTTCTTCATTGCCACCAATATCGCCGACACCGACACGCTCGCACGCATGCAGGTGACCGACCGCTTCCAGAATTCCCTGCCCGGTTACCCCGGCCGGTTCTACAACCAGCTGTGGGGCCGGTTCATGCTCAACAACGACATCGGCAAGGGCGTTGTGCACCTCGGCGATCGCCGCATCGCCCTCGCCGACGTGAATGTCCCGGTCCTGCTGGTCGGCGGCCCGAACGACGCGATCACCGCCGCCGCGGCCGTGAAACACGGCCTGAAGACGCTGACCGGTTCCCCGGACGTGCGGTACGAGACCGCACCCGGTTCGCACCTCGGCATCCTGCTGGCCGCCGACACCACCTGGACCTACCTGGACAAGTTCCTCAGCGACCAAGCCTGA
- a CDS encoding ferritin-like fold-containing protein — protein sequence MGANSSTALGLGEGSADGRIAAAHPGVTDLFAVLAYGEISAFYRLAEEAKLSPTLRGKVAVAKMAANEMEHFKTLELALADRGGVDVFDAMAPFVRALDAYHDSTDPSTWLESMVKFYVGDGIAADFYTEIAGALAPEVADVVRDVLAETSHSEFVIEEVRTAVAQNRSERDRLTLWGRRLLGEAITQAQYVMAQRDDLTELVLTATGDLNGIATLFEHMQASHAERMRVLGLG from the coding sequence ATGGGAGCAAATTCGTCTACTGCGCTTGGCTTGGGAGAGGGGTCGGCAGACGGTCGCATTGCCGCCGCCCACCCCGGAGTGACCGACCTGTTCGCCGTGCTCGCCTACGGTGAGATCTCCGCTTTCTACCGTCTGGCCGAGGAGGCCAAACTCTCGCCGACGCTGCGCGGCAAGGTCGCGGTCGCCAAGATGGCGGCCAACGAGATGGAACATTTCAAGACCCTCGAACTGGCGCTGGCCGATCGCGGCGGCGTGGACGTCTTCGACGCCATGGCCCCGTTCGTGCGCGCCCTGGACGCGTATCACGACTCCACCGACCCCTCCACCTGGCTGGAATCGATGGTGAAGTTCTATGTCGGCGACGGCATCGCCGCGGACTTCTACACCGAGATCGCCGGCGCCCTGGCTCCCGAGGTCGCCGATGTGGTGCGCGATGTGCTGGCCGAGACCAGCCACTCCGAATTCGTCATCGAGGAGGTGCGTACGGCCGTCGCGCAGAACCGCTCCGAGCGCGACCGGCTCACCCTGTGGGGACGCCGCCTGCTCGGCGAGGCCATCACGCAGGCGCAGTATGTGATGGCGCAGCGTGACGATCTGACCGAACTGGTGCTCACCGCGACCGGTGATCTCAATGGCATCGCGACGCTGTTCGAGCACA